One segment of Thermococcus sp. DNA contains the following:
- a CDS encoding MBL fold metallo-hydrolase, with the protein MKVVILGSGSYSGTPKPLCNCENCSRARINPALRRTRFSLYFEKTLVDPSPDLHYHLERLNRKIERVLITHGHFDHVFGLPELQVFRKVEFHSNGETLEVAKSLSRLAFGSESLEGHEWNYNELKFWENTKVGRMRLVHFPVVHTVKAGGFVIWIGGKKIAITGDTGPEILGDERALKLMEGADLLVAEMTHRKAIPGSHLGVEEAIELAKRVGADYTVFAHISHSNYPHEVLEKRLREAKVEGEVARDFTWVEV; encoded by the coding sequence ATGAAGGTGGTAATCCTCGGCTCAGGTTCCTACAGTGGAACTCCAAAGCCCCTCTGCAACTGCGAGAACTGCTCGAGGGCCCGGATTAACCCGGCCTTGAGGAGAACGAGGTTCTCGCTATATTTTGAAAAGACGCTGGTTGACCCGAGTCCCGACTTACACTACCACCTAGAGCGCTTAAACAGGAAAATTGAGCGGGTTCTGATAACCCACGGCCACTTTGACCACGTCTTTGGACTACCGGAGCTTCAGGTTTTCAGGAAGGTTGAGTTCCACTCGAACGGTGAGACCCTCGAAGTTGCAAAAAGCCTCTCAAGGCTGGCCTTTGGGAGCGAAAGCCTGGAGGGGCATGAATGGAACTACAACGAACTGAAATTCTGGGAAAATACCAAAGTGGGAAGGATGAGGCTCGTTCACTTTCCGGTTGTTCACACCGTAAAGGCCGGGGGCTTCGTCATATGGATTGGGGGAAAGAAGATAGCGATAACTGGAGATACAGGACCCGAAATCCTGGGGGATGAAAGGGCCCTAAAGCTTATGGAAGGGGCGGATTTGCTAGTGGCAGAGATGACCCACAGAAAAGCCATTCCCGGCTCCCACCTTGGCGTTGAGGAGGCAATAGAGCTCGCAAAGAGGGTCGGGGCCGATTACACTGTCTTCGCCCACATAAGCCACAGCAACTACCCCCACGAGGTGCTGGAAAAGAGGTTGAGGGAGGCAAAAGTAGAGGGGGAAGTCGCGAGGGACTTCACGTGGGTTGAGGTTTGA
- a CDS encoding CoA-binding protein, translating to MEAPQLDFLFYPKSVAVIGASHVPGKVGNAIMRSMTLRFNGKVYAVNVKGGEIEVNGKKFKVYRSIKDIPDEIDVAVIAVPAKFVPDVIDECGEKGVKGAIVISAGFKEAGRADLEEELVRRAKKWGIRLVGPNCLGVTNLENGFDCNFNPPERQARPPFGKVAFMSQSGAFGAAILDWAAREKIGMSKFISLGNMADLDESDFMAYLGDDPKTGVITGYIEGVKDGRKFLETAKKVTLKKPVVILKSGRTEAGAKAAASHTGSLAGSYAIYRAAFEQSGVLEAKTMRQLFNYAKALAMQKPARGNRVAIVTNGGGAGVMMSDGLLERGLKLAELSEETIEKFKRDIEAGKLPAHMAYKNPIDVIGDAPSSRYEIAMRYALEDENVDVLVVIALFQSPALDEGIIDAMERMKAYGKPIVFVAPGGDYPHKMARNIELKGIPVYETTEDAVDAVYALVKYGEWLRENGRL from the coding sequence GTGGAGGCTCCACAGCTGGACTTTCTGTTTTATCCGAAGAGCGTGGCTGTTATAGGCGCTTCCCACGTTCCCGGAAAGGTTGGAAACGCCATAATGCGCTCCATGACGCTCCGCTTTAACGGGAAAGTTTACGCAGTGAACGTTAAGGGCGGGGAAATAGAGGTAAACGGCAAGAAGTTTAAGGTCTACAGGAGCATTAAGGACATACCCGATGAGATTGACGTTGCCGTCATAGCGGTCCCGGCCAAGTTCGTGCCGGATGTTATAGACGAGTGCGGTGAGAAGGGCGTTAAGGGGGCCATAGTTATTTCGGCCGGTTTTAAGGAGGCCGGAAGGGCAGACCTTGAGGAGGAACTCGTGAGAAGGGCTAAAAAGTGGGGCATAAGGCTTGTCGGCCCGAACTGTCTCGGTGTTACCAACCTCGAGAACGGCTTTGACTGTAACTTCAACCCGCCGGAAAGGCAGGCGAGACCGCCCTTTGGAAAGGTCGCCTTCATGAGCCAGAGCGGTGCCTTTGGAGCGGCAATCCTCGACTGGGCGGCCAGGGAGAAGATAGGCATGAGCAAGTTCATAAGCCTCGGAAACATGGCCGACCTCGATGAGAGCGACTTCATGGCCTACCTCGGCGACGACCCGAAGACCGGCGTTATAACCGGCTACATCGAGGGAGTTAAGGACGGAAGGAAGTTCCTTGAGACGGCTAAGAAGGTCACCCTGAAGAAGCCCGTCGTCATACTCAAGAGCGGAAGGACCGAGGCCGGGGCTAAGGCGGCCGCTTCTCACACTGGTTCCCTCGCGGGTTCCTACGCTATTTACAGGGCCGCTTTCGAGCAGAGCGGAGTTCTTGAGGCAAAAACCATGAGACAGCTCTTCAACTACGCCAAGGCCTTGGCCATGCAGAAGCCGGCCAGGGGCAACCGCGTTGCGATAGTTACCAACGGTGGCGGAGCCGGAGTCATGATGAGTGATGGTTTGCTCGAGCGTGGCCTGAAACTTGCCGAGCTGAGCGAGGAAACCATAGAGAAGTTTAAGAGGGACATCGAGGCCGGAAAGCTTCCCGCCCATATGGCCTACAAGAACCCGATTGACGTCATAGGCGATGCCCCGTCGAGCAGGTATGAGATAGCGATGCGCTACGCCTTAGAGGATGAGAACGTTGACGTTCTTGTTGTTATAGCGCTCTTCCAGAGCCCGGCTTTGGACGAGGGCATAATCGACGCCATGGAGAGGATGAAGGCCTACGGCAAGCCGATTGTCTTCGTTGCTCCGGGTGGAGATTACCCGCACAAGATGGCCAGGAACATCGAGCTCAAGGGAATCCCCGTTTATGAAACCACCGAAGATGCTGTCGACGCTGTCTACGCCCTCGTTAAGTACGGCGAGTGGCTGAGGGAGAACGGAAGGCTTTGA
- a CDS encoding fumarylacetoacetate hydrolase family protein, giving the protein MVRLPFRDTYYELRPSKIVALAKNYAEHAREMGSDVPERPVFFLKPPSALIGPGEPIILPRMSKRVDHEVELAVIIGRRARRVPAGKAMDYVLGYTILLDITARDLQAEAREKGLPWTIAKGFDTFAPVGPRIVDRRELRIDDLEIGLKVNGQLRQLGRTSEMIFKVPELIEYISSIMTLEPGDIIATGTPAGIGPLRHGDRVEAWIEGIGRVEFDVLSEGSILC; this is encoded by the coding sequence ATGGTCAGGCTACCGTTTCGCGACACCTATTACGAGCTCCGTCCGAGCAAGATAGTTGCCCTGGCTAAAAACTACGCCGAGCACGCGAGGGAGATGGGAAGCGATGTTCCTGAGAGGCCGGTCTTCTTTCTCAAACCTCCTTCGGCCTTAATCGGCCCCGGAGAGCCCATAATCCTCCCGAGAATGAGCAAAAGGGTGGACCATGAGGTCGAGCTGGCAGTTATAATAGGGAGGCGCGCAAGGCGCGTTCCGGCCGGGAAGGCCATGGATTACGTTCTCGGCTATACCATACTCCTCGACATCACCGCGAGGGATTTGCAGGCCGAGGCCAGGGAAAAGGGCCTCCCATGGACGATAGCGAAGGGCTTCGACACCTTCGCACCCGTTGGGCCGAGAATCGTTGATAGGAGGGAGCTCAGAATAGACGACCTTGAAATCGGCCTGAAGGTAAACGGCCAGCTCAGACAGCTCGGAAGGACGAGCGAAATGATATTCAAGGTTCCGGAGCTGATTGAATACATAAGCTCGATAATGACGCTCGAACCCGGGGATATAATAGCTACCGGCACGCCGGCCGGAATAGGCCCGCTCAGGCACGGCGATAGAGTTGAGGCGTGGATAGAAGGCATTGGAAGGGTCGAGTTCGATGTTCTGAGCGAGGGCTCGATACTCTGCTAG
- a CDS encoding tryptophan--tRNA ligase — MELEFKVTPWDVEGMVDYDKLIEQFGTSPLTDELLEKTAKLTGSELPIYFRRRFFFSHRDYDKILEDYENGRGFFLYTGRGPSGPMHIGHIIPFYATKWLQEKFNVNLYIQITDDEKFLFKNLTLEETKRWAYENILDIIAVGFDPDKTFIFQDSEFTKIYEMALPIAKKINFSMARAVFGFNEQSKIGMIFYPAIQAAPTFFEKKRCLIPAAIDQDPYWRLQRDFAESLGYYKTAALHSKFVPPLTGLEGKMSASKPETAVYLTDDPGEAGKKIWKFALTGGQPTLKEQREKGGNPEKCVVFKWLEIFFEPDDKKLMERYRACKAGELTCGECKRYLIKKVQEFLKEHQKKRKEAEKKVEKFKYTGELAREQWDKAIPEPLR, encoded by the coding sequence TTGGAATTGGAGTTTAAGGTTACCCCTTGGGACGTTGAGGGCATGGTGGACTACGACAAGCTCATAGAGCAGTTTGGAACGAGTCCTTTGACGGACGAACTGCTGGAAAAAACCGCGAAGCTAACAGGTAGCGAGCTCCCAATCTACTTCAGGAGGCGCTTCTTCTTCTCCCACAGGGATTACGACAAAATCCTTGAGGATTACGAGAACGGGAGGGGCTTCTTCCTATACACCGGCCGGGGACCGAGCGGGCCGATGCACATAGGCCACATCATTCCCTTTTACGCGACCAAATGGCTCCAGGAGAAGTTTAACGTTAACCTCTACATCCAGATAACCGACGACGAGAAGTTCCTCTTCAAGAACCTAACCCTCGAGGAAACCAAGCGCTGGGCCTACGAAAACATTCTGGATATTATAGCGGTTGGCTTCGACCCTGATAAAACCTTCATCTTCCAGGACAGCGAGTTCACGAAGATATACGAGATGGCCCTTCCCATAGCGAAGAAGATAAACTTCTCGATGGCGAGAGCCGTTTTTGGCTTCAACGAGCAGAGCAAGATTGGCATGATTTTCTATCCAGCTATACAGGCCGCTCCAACGTTCTTCGAGAAGAAGCGCTGTCTGATTCCGGCGGCCATAGACCAGGACCCCTATTGGAGACTTCAGAGGGACTTCGCGGAAAGTTTGGGCTACTACAAGACAGCTGCTCTCCACAGCAAGTTCGTCCCACCCCTTACGGGTCTTGAGGGGAAGATGAGCGCGAGCAAGCCGGAAACAGCCGTTTACCTCACCGACGATCCGGGGGAGGCCGGCAAAAAAATATGGAAGTTCGCCTTAACCGGTGGCCAGCCAACGCTTAAGGAGCAACGCGAGAAGGGTGGAAACCCGGAGAAGTGCGTCGTCTTCAAGTGGCTGGAGATTTTCTTTGAACCCGATGACAAGAAGCTCATGGAGCGCTATAGAGCCTGTAAGGCCGGCGAGCTGACCTGTGGTGAGTGCAAGCGCTACCTCATCAAGAAGGTTCAGGAGTTCCTCAAGGAGCACCAGAAGAAGAGGAAAGAGGCAGAAAAGAAGGTCGAGAAGTTCAAGTACACCGGAGAGCTGGCCAGGGAGCAGTGGGATAAAGCCATTCCCGAACCGCTCCGCTAA
- the trm14 gene encoding tRNA (guanine(6)-N2)-methyltransferase — MRLILTTSRGIEDLASAEVRSLLDKIGVSFRVEEKPLGVEGRVLAEVGEAFYIDEKGRKRELSVATYLNERSRLLHRVIVEVASERFEGIDEDEPEVALGKIGDFVASLPVERFVKVSESFAVRAFRKGEHKITSVDVAKTVGKAIFERLERFGKPKVNLDHPAVIFRAELVGEVFFLGIDTTGDSSLHKRPWRVYDHPAHLKASIANALIELAKPDGGSFIDPFCGSGTIPIELALRGYEGRIIGLEKFRKHLRGAEMNAVSAGVYEKIEFLLGDATRLSEYVESVDFAVSNLPYGLKIGRKSAIPKLYMDFFSELAKVLEKRGVFITTEKKAIEKAMEENGFEIVHHRLIGHGGLMVHTYVIE, encoded by the coding sequence ATGAGGCTAATCCTAACCACATCGAGGGGAATCGAAGATCTAGCCAGTGCTGAAGTTCGTTCACTGCTGGACAAAATTGGAGTTTCGTTTCGAGTGGAGGAGAAACCGCTGGGAGTTGAAGGAAGGGTTCTGGCGGAGGTAGGCGAGGCCTTCTATATTGATGAGAAGGGAAGGAAGAGGGAGCTTAGCGTTGCCACCTACCTCAACGAGCGCTCAAGGCTCCTCCACAGGGTTATCGTCGAGGTAGCGAGCGAGCGCTTCGAGGGGATAGATGAAGATGAACCTGAAGTGGCCCTCGGGAAAATCGGGGATTTTGTGGCTTCCCTTCCAGTGGAGCGCTTCGTAAAGGTGAGCGAGAGCTTTGCGGTAAGGGCCTTCAGAAAGGGAGAACATAAGATAACGAGCGTTGATGTAGCCAAAACCGTTGGAAAGGCAATATTCGAGCGCTTGGAGAGGTTTGGGAAGCCAAAGGTGAACCTCGACCACCCGGCGGTGATTTTCCGTGCAGAGCTGGTGGGGGAGGTCTTCTTCCTCGGGATAGATACAACAGGCGATTCATCACTTCACAAGAGACCGTGGCGCGTTTACGACCATCCCGCTCACTTAAAGGCCAGCATAGCGAACGCGCTCATAGAGCTTGCAAAACCTGATGGAGGTTCCTTCATCGATCCCTTCTGCGGTTCCGGAACGATTCCAATAGAGCTTGCCCTTAGGGGCTATGAAGGTAGAATAATCGGCCTTGAGAAGTTCAGAAAACATCTCCGCGGAGCGGAGATGAACGCCGTCTCAGCTGGCGTTTATGAGAAAATAGAGTTCCTTCTCGGCGATGCGACGAGGCTGAGCGAATACGTTGAGAGCGTTGACTTCGCCGTGAGCAATTTGCCCTATGGCCTCAAAATCGGGAGGAAGAGCGCCATTCCAAAGCTCTACATGGACTTCTTTTCCGAACTCGCGAAAGTTCTCGAAAAGCGCGGTGTCTTCATAACGACGGAGAAGAAAGCTATAGAGAAAGCTATGGAAGAGAACGGCTTTGAAATCGTTCATCACCGCTTAATCGGCCACGGCGGGCTGATGGTTCATACCTATGTGATAGAATGA
- a CDS encoding antitoxin family protein — protein sequence METIEAVYENGVLKPKKKLNIPEKSEVKVNTIPRKISERTFGVVKLSKEEIEVIIEEIEDE from the coding sequence ATGGAGACCATCGAAGCAGTTTACGAAAACGGCGTGCTGAAGCCCAAGAAAAAGCTCAATATTCCTGAGAAGAGCGAAGTCAAGGTGAATACAATCCCAAGGAAAATTTCCGAGAGGACATTCGGAGTTGTAAAGCTCAGCAAAGAGGAAATTGAGGTGATTATTGAGGAGATTGAAGATGAATAG
- a CDS encoding winged helix-turn-helix domain-containing protein, with the protein MSKVKVITDPEVIKLMLEDTRRKILALLRNREMTISQLSEILGKTPQTIYHHIEKLKEAGLVEVKRTEMKGNLVEKYYGRTADAFYINLYLGDEELRYFARSKLKTKLDIFRTLGYEFDEGELLNVMDELLKKEHEYKTEISKEIEEKENELKDFSNEDIIHAIEWLAIARMGQDEESIKLIKKLGELLKK; encoded by the coding sequence ATGTCTAAGGTGAAGGTAATAACCGACCCAGAGGTAATAAAGCTGATGCTAGAGGACACAAGGAGAAAAATATTAGCCCTCCTCAGGAACAGGGAGATGACGATTTCACAACTCAGCGAGATTCTCGGAAAAACTCCGCAGACGATATACCACCACATCGAGAAGCTCAAGGAGGCTGGGCTGGTAGAGGTCAAGAGGACCGAGATGAAGGGAAATTTAGTTGAGAAGTACTACGGAAGAACCGCTGATGCGTTTTACATCAACCTCTACCTCGGCGATGAAGAGTTAAGATACTTCGCTCGCTCAAAGCTCAAAACCAAGCTCGACATCTTCCGGACCCTTGGATATGAGTTCGACGAGGGCGAGCTCCTCAATGTAATGGACGAACTCCTCAAGAAGGAGCACGAATACAAAACGGAGATCTCGAAAGAAATTGAAGAAAAAGAAAATGAGCTCAAAGACTTCTCCAACGAGGACATAATCCACGCTATAGAGTGGCTCGCCATTGCAAGAATGGGACAAGATGAAGAAAGCATTAAACTTATCAAAAAATTAGGTGAACTGCTTAAGAAGTGA